One window of the Lytechinus variegatus isolate NC3 chromosome 3, Lvar_3.0, whole genome shotgun sequence genome contains the following:
- the LOC121410050 gene encoding sorting nexin-4-like isoform X3, whose amino-acid sequence MDSSSLWRRYSEFELLRNYLVVTFPHVVVPPLPEKRMMAMWQQLSTVDNFDADFVERRRIALEGFLQRVAAHPLLCQDELFHGFLQDAEGWKERVHSTGFQIKQDSRLKSLSASFRLKKPNRQFEELKSYATDLQNNVTSILKIRSRLSDRLYGLHKIHGNYGRVFSEWSGIEQEMGDGLQSAGHHMDVYKDYIDDYMAEEEQIADQLKEYIYFADSLKAVCRKQEILQFELERCEDLLNSKKLQKDQITGKAPQKVFSFRGMTSKLFGQDNAETKESRAQLISDQITDAEDAVEKAKQNIQDFTDNALKEVDRFKRQKSRDLKEIFISYAILQIKMAKRGITVWTNTKECFDKM is encoded by the exons ATGGATTCATCTTCACTATGGAGAAGATACAGTGAGTTTGAACTGTTGAGAAACTATCTGGTTGTCACTTTCCCACATGTTGTAGTTCCTCCCCTACCAGAGAAAAGG ATGATGGCAATGTGGCAGCAGTTATCCACAGTAGATAACTTTGATGCAGACTTTGTAGAGCGCCGTCGTATCGCTTTAGAGGGCTTCTTGCAGAGAGTTGCTGCTCATCCATTGCTGTGTCAGGATGAGCTGTTTCATGGTTTCTTACAGGATGCAGAAGGTTGGAAAGAAAGGGTTCACTCCACTGGCTTCCAAATTAAG CAAGATTCTCGCCTCAAAAGCCTGAGTGCCTCATTTAGACTCAAGAAACCAAACAG ACAATTTGAAGAACTGAAGAGCTATGCCACTGACCTACAGAATAATGTCACATCAATACTGAAAATCAGATCT AGACTATCAGATAGACTATATGGATTACATAAGATCCATGGTAACTATGGGCGTGTCTTCAGTGAATGGAGTGGTATAGAACAAGAGATGGGAGATGGTTTACAGAGCGCTGGTCATCATATGGATGT GTACAAAGATTATATTGATGATTATATGGCAGAAGAGGAACAGATAGCTGATCAGCTTaaagaatatatttattttgctgACTCACTGAA GGCAGTATGTAGGAAACAAGAAATTCTGCAGTTTGAACTGGAGAGATGTGAAGATTTATTGAATTCCAAGAAACTACAGAAAGATCAAATAACT ggtAAAGCACCTCAGAAGGTGTTTTCATTCCGAGGGATGACCTCTAAGCTGTTCGGTCAAGATAATGCAGAGACAAAAGAATCCAGAGCTCAACTCATTTCTGATCAGATAACGGATGCTGAAGATGCTGtagaaaaagcaaaacaaaatataca AGATTTCACTGACAATGCACTGAAAGAGGTTGATAGATTTAAAAGGCAGAAGAGTAGAGATTTGAAGGAGATCTTTATTAGCTATGCTATTCTACAAATCAAGATGGCCAAGAGG GGTATCACAGTATGGACTAATACTAAAGAATGCTTTGACAAGATGTAA
- the LOC121410050 gene encoding sorting nexin-4-like isoform X2, which translates to MVDIQKGYSRIGRLSGGRTPKMLREIKAPKLVMDGSLLEVVEISVTEQEKRTGNAAMGIKDVFTVYLVETCRVKDNSNNIAQLSMDSSSLWRRYSEFELLRNYLVVTFPHVVVPPLPEKRMMAMWQQLSTVDNFDADFVERRRIALEGFLQRVAAHPLLCQDELFHGFLQDAEGWKERVHSTGFQIKQDSRLKSLSASFRLKKPNRQFEELKSYATDLQNNVTSILKIRSRLSDRLYGLHKIHGNYGRVFSEWSGIEQEMGDGLQSAGHHMDVYKDYIDDYMAEEEQIADQLKEYIYFADSLKAVCRKQEILQFELERCEDLLNSKKLQKDQITGKAPQKVFSFRGMTSKLFGQDNAETKESRAQLISDQITDAEDAVEKAKQNIQDFTDNALKEVDRFKRQKSRDLKEIFISYAILQIKMAKRGITVWTNTKECFDKM; encoded by the exons ATGGTGGACATTCAGAAAGGTTATAGTAGGATCGGACGCTTGTCTGGTGGGCGTACTCCGAAGATGCTTCGAGAAATCAAGGCACCAAAATTGGTGATG GATGGGAGTCTACTGGAGGTTGTTGAGATCAGTGTGACTGAACAAGAGAAAAGAACAGGAAATGCTGCTATGGGTATAAAAGATGTTTTCACTGTCTATCTGGTTGAAACATG cCGAGTAAAGGATAACTCTAACAACATTGCTCAGCTTAGTATGGATTCATCTTCACTATGGAGAAGATACAGTGAGTTTGAACTGTTGAGAAACTATCTGGTTGTCACTTTCCCACATGTTGTAGTTCCTCCCCTACCAGAGAAAAGG ATGATGGCAATGTGGCAGCAGTTATCCACAGTAGATAACTTTGATGCAGACTTTGTAGAGCGCCGTCGTATCGCTTTAGAGGGCTTCTTGCAGAGAGTTGCTGCTCATCCATTGCTGTGTCAGGATGAGCTGTTTCATGGTTTCTTACAGGATGCAGAAGGTTGGAAAGAAAGGGTTCACTCCACTGGCTTCCAAATTAAG CAAGATTCTCGCCTCAAAAGCCTGAGTGCCTCATTTAGACTCAAGAAACCAAACAG ACAATTTGAAGAACTGAAGAGCTATGCCACTGACCTACAGAATAATGTCACATCAATACTGAAAATCAGATCT AGACTATCAGATAGACTATATGGATTACATAAGATCCATGGTAACTATGGGCGTGTCTTCAGTGAATGGAGTGGTATAGAACAAGAGATGGGAGATGGTTTACAGAGCGCTGGTCATCATATGGATGT GTACAAAGATTATATTGATGATTATATGGCAGAAGAGGAACAGATAGCTGATCAGCTTaaagaatatatttattttgctgACTCACTGAA GGCAGTATGTAGGAAACAAGAAATTCTGCAGTTTGAACTGGAGAGATGTGAAGATTTATTGAATTCCAAGAAACTACAGAAAGATCAAATAACT ggtAAAGCACCTCAGAAGGTGTTTTCATTCCGAGGGATGACCTCTAAGCTGTTCGGTCAAGATAATGCAGAGACAAAAGAATCCAGAGCTCAACTCATTTCTGATCAGATAACGGATGCTGAAGATGCTGtagaaaaagcaaaacaaaatataca AGATTTCACTGACAATGCACTGAAAGAGGTTGATAGATTTAAAAGGCAGAAGAGTAGAGATTTGAAGGAGATCTTTATTAGCTATGCTATTCTACAAATCAAGATGGCCAAGAGG GGTATCACAGTATGGACTAATACTAAAGAATGCTTTGACAAGATGTAA